The following coding sequences lie in one Anoplolepis gracilipes chromosome 4, ASM4749672v1, whole genome shotgun sequence genomic window:
- the LOC140664538 gene encoding uncharacterized protein isoform X2 codes for MCICRCKRRKKSLPITSNCITRPTERPQEPPDVPVAPARRVGFSLLPWKLARIELPQVARTIPPRSLLTPWDIRVRRYTSPSYLGEYPTLLSPLPLSLERRTSTDKATQTQRGTTNRGTQSTVTKAERGVQHSSNCRTTSTQYESDWEPSYTSRGTQTTYEPPQKPKTDENNNNPKPWGPIRLTKAPPPIT; via the exons ATGTGTATATGTAGATGCAAAAGACGGAAAAAATCACTACCGATAACCAGCAATTGTATTACAC GGCCGACGGAAAGGCCGCAAGAGCCCCCGGACGTTCCGGTAGCACCAGCCAGGAGAGTAGGGTTCTCTCTCCTACCCTGGAAATTAGCGAGGATCGAGCTGCCACAAGTCGCACGCACCATACCACCGAGGAGTCTGCTGACGCCTTGGGACATCAGAGTGAGACGGTACACCTCTCCATCATACCTCGGGGAATACCCGACGCTGCTGTCGCCGCTTCCACTATCACTGGAAAGACGCACCAGCACGGACAAAGCCACACAAACCCAGCGGGGTACAACCAACAGAGGAACGCAGAGCACGGTGACCAAGGCGGAGCGAGGCGTGCAGCATAGCAGCAACTGCAGAACAACCTCCACTCAGTATGAGAGCGACTGGGAACCCAGCTACACTTCCAGGGGGACCCAGACCACGTACGAGCCGCCGCAGAAGCCGAAGACAGACGAGAACAATAACAACCCAAAGCCTTGGGGGCCTATTAGGCTTACGAAAGCACCGCCTCCGATAACGTGA
- the LOC140664538 gene encoding uncharacterized protein isoform X1, whose product MYRCKHSSVRLSIQAIIQKNLRCVTPALRPFLTPQSSGPTERPQEPPDVPVAPARRVGFSLLPWKLARIELPQVARTIPPRSLLTPWDIRVRRYTSPSYLGEYPTLLSPLPLSLERRTSTDKATQTQRGTTNRGTQSTVTKAERGVQHSSNCRTTSTQYESDWEPSYTSRGTQTTYEPPQKPKTDENNNNPKPWGPIRLTKAPPPIT is encoded by the coding sequence ATGTATAGGTGCAAGCACAGCAGCGTACGACTTAGCATACAAGCAATCATACAGAAAAACTTACGTTGTGTGACTCCAGCTTTACGTCCTTTTCTTACGCCCCAATCATCAGGGCCGACGGAAAGGCCGCAAGAGCCCCCGGACGTTCCGGTAGCACCAGCCAGGAGAGTAGGGTTCTCTCTCCTACCCTGGAAATTAGCGAGGATCGAGCTGCCACAAGTCGCACGCACCATACCACCGAGGAGTCTGCTGACGCCTTGGGACATCAGAGTGAGACGGTACACCTCTCCATCATACCTCGGGGAATACCCGACGCTGCTGTCGCCGCTTCCACTATCACTGGAAAGACGCACCAGCACGGACAAAGCCACACAAACCCAGCGGGGTACAACCAACAGAGGAACGCAGAGCACGGTGACCAAGGCGGAGCGAGGCGTGCAGCATAGCAGCAACTGCAGAACAACCTCCACTCAGTATGAGAGCGACTGGGAACCCAGCTACACTTCCAGGGGGACCCAGACCACGTACGAGCCGCCGCAGAAGCCGAAGACAGACGAGAACAATAACAACCCAAAGCCTTGGGGGCCTATTAGGCTTACGAAAGCACCGCCTCCGATAACGTGA